The DNA window attaatttttgcaCATATCAGAATAAACACATTGTagtttatacattatatatatatatatatatatatatatatatatatatatatatatatatatatatatatatatatgtatatgttttatatatatacatagacGTGCTTATAATTCATTGCCATTAgtaattgtatataatttaaataattaaaaaaaacaaaaagtagTGTGTTCGTTTAAAACTTATTTATAAGGtgtaatatttctttatatttaatattaattttgtcctattctattttttgttattttatttccattagttttattatattttctccTTCTTTCCCTGAAATGCATACCATTTACTTGAATGTAGCAAACTAGTAGACTATTTTTTCCCGCCTCTGCTCACGTCCATAtacgtaattttttttttacatataaacatttacttaaatttttttatttactgttcttaaaacatatattcatatattacatatatatgtttatatatttgtacgagcataaattttttctcctCCCCgttttttcatatgtattataattcCATTACATGCCTACAGTgtattttgatttatatatatttttttaatattttttatcattccatattcatttacataatatacacatatttttatttaaaaaaaaaaaacaatttctaatatatttatcattacaATTACATGTAGTACATAATTAGAACATCGCATCTACGAATTATAACTTTTTCTTATCTGTTTCATATTGCTACctctaaaattattttaatgccATAAAGTAGTGTTTTACtgacattttcatttttttccatgttattttattatcttcttttttttttttttttttgacttGCAATCattttacacatataaaGTTTGCATATTGCGTAAATTGCAcccttccttttttttattttctctttttaatgAGTAACATGTAAATTGTTATTACATGTtgtattaattatatgaTTACAAACATCTTTTTAAGTATgcttgcctttttttttttctttttcttttttttttcattacgACGTAGTTTATTCTTGTAATATTCTTTCAATTAGATATCCATTGTTACACATATACGTTTCCATATTGTTGTAGATGAATAACaaacttataattttttttccatgtAAATTGCATTTTATAAATAGGTAATCCTAGTGGagtacatttaaataaatagtaatCAAATTGTGGGGATGTGTGTAAGTACGTaacgtatgtgtatatggTATCAGTTTATACTAACACAtcatttgtatttttgtgtatatatgtgtaaactattgtaagaaaaaggaatagaatctattttaaaaattattataagtgACGTGGTATTTAGAATTTTTACAGTTCTTACGGTATTTTTGACTGTGTTACAACATTTTATTGTAGTTTTAACGTTTCATTAATTTTGTCATTAAGATAAATGTAtttcttatacatatacacacatatgtgtacacatatttgaatatatacattattacatatgtgtatgtacaaTTAtagtgtgtatatatatatatatatactaagaTATAAAGTGAACCGTGATACatgttatatattgtatagTGTTTATTAtaggaatatataatttagctgtggtaataatttataggtgcaatttttaataatcgCAAGTTAAATCTTATTATGTTAatggaaatattattttgtattccCATTTTTAGTGTTATTATATCATCCAATATAtcatcatatttatatattttttgttcattcgtAATTCACCTTATTTATAGGCATCCCTAAGTTGTATACATGAaaatccaaaaaaaaagataaaataaaatactcgaagtttacaatatttatagatacacttatttatatgtatatgtgtatatgtgtttacatatatatatatctacatatacatatattatatatatatatatatatatatatatatatatatatatatatatatatatacgtacacaaGTATAACAGTGTTATGTGTCGTTGTTGGAACAGAATTATTAatctttaattaaaaatttagcATAGTATATTGTAATTCAAACGAAACGTACGTTTAAGTGaagagtaaaaatatttacatctAAGAAAGCAAGTAATTTCATTgggtatatattaattttatggaaaatttataattcattatttctattataaaaaagaaaaaataataaaaattaataaaaaaaaaaaaaaaaagattactaaaaaataaaagagttcgttatagtatgtatatatatatatatatatatatatatatatacgcatataaaATCGCTTGTATGCACTTACATACTCATTTATGCAgtgataaattttttatcacaaaaaaaaaaaaaaaaaatatatatatatatttatatatatcctcATATTTAGATATACTACATACAGGTAGGTACATTACGTATATAGGCGTTTGAACATAGACATATTACAGATAGATACATAATTACATACCAATATAATACacatattaacaaaatgaaaGATATAACAGATTATTCGAAAATTAACGACAGTATAACATGTGGCTCAAAAGAAAATGTAGAGATAAATTATGAGTTAAGTAATGGAAACCAGGTAATTGTACATAATGAAGTGAACTATtttgatgataataattatataggTGCACAGGAGGAAAATGATATGATAAATGGCAATTTATGTTTAGAACCAAATATGTCATCAGAGgagaattattataatgataatgtaaaagatgttaataattatgaatgtataattctggataataaaaataatcgCATTGAAAATATTGCTGAAGAATATAACATAGATAATAttgataaagaaatattaataaatggaaaaaactTGTTAGGAAAAAAGGTTTATAACTgtattattaatgaaaatgtaaaCTCTTTAATTAATGTAAACAGACAAATAATAAACGATAGCAAATTGTTGAACTTAAAGAATCTGGGGTATGATGTTACTTATGCTAACAATAGTCCAAGCATAGCAAATGATGATATACAAAATGTAGAGGATAATGAAAACCTTAATTATGTTAGCACCCTATTAAATGAATCTACGAATATGTACCATGAAGATAATAATGTGCAAGTCGGAAATAGCAGTGATGAAGGCactattaacaataatattaataacgtTGACAATATTAGCAGTGTTAACAATATTAGCAGTGTTAACAATATTAGCAGTGTTAACAATATTAGCAGTGTTAACAATATTAGCAGTGTTAACAATATTAGCAGTGTAACAATATTAGCAGTGTTAACAATATTAGCAGTGTTAACAATATTAGCAGTGTTAACAATATTAGCAGTGCTAACAATATTAGCAGTGCTAACAATATTAGCAGTGCTAACAATATTAGCAGTGTTAACAATAATtttagtagtaataatgacATAACGAACAATAATATTGAGTCGTACATATCAGTTCTTTATAACAGTAATGTGGTTAGCCAAGATAACATAGGTAACAGCACGTTTACTGagaatttaaattatgttaaCAATTACTCCAATGTTCCTATGGAAGGTGATAGGGCAGTTATAAAACAAACAGGCAGGGAGGATGAGGAAGATATGGGTAATCAGTCGGcagatatatttatgaatgatataaatgaacaaacatTTGTGGAACAGAATGGAAGCGATTCAAGAGAcgataaatttatgtatttcaATAACATTCCGtatagtataaataataataataatagtacaaATAATAGTACAAATAACAGTTACACGTACacaaattatatgaaaagtaCTGCTAACCATTTCATCGACtcgaataatgaaaattacaGCTATGAAGTAGATGCTAAAAACAATGTGTacattaataatttcattgCTAATTTAAACAAATGTCCTGTGAATACTTTAACTAATGTGAGTAGCTGTAATACTGTTAAGACTAACTACAATATTTGTAACAGTGGCAGTAGTAACAACAACAGTAGTAGCTTTATGGGCAATGGAAACTCCACCGTAAGTAGTAGTAACCAAGGACAccttataaataataaaagtagcAATGGGAGAAGTAGTTATAATAAGACTGTAAAAAAGTATAGTATGAAAAATTGTGAAATGATTAACACCAACTCTACTGTTAGTGTAGATACGGCATTCCTGAATAACTATGAGGAGGAAGAGGATGAGGAGAAACAGAGTAGTAACCATAACAACAATGGAAGTGGCAGTAGTGATAGAAATAACAGTGAAAACGACAATGGAAAGGACAATAGCAATGGTAATAACAGTAGTAATAAGGGTGGTGGCaacaataaaaacaataataacaacaacaacaatagAAATAACTATGGAAGTAATCGTAGGAACAACAAGAAGAATGGTGGTAATAGCAGTTGTGTCAAGAGGAATAATGCAATGTGTAGAGAGAAAAAGGAACTGATGATAGTTGATACAAATTTTGACCAAATCGGGAATGTCCATTTAGAAAACAATGATTGTCGAAATAACACAGACATATTGAATACATTCAACGATGAGAAtcatgtaaaattaaatagtaACTATAGTAGAGACGAAAATACGAATAATTGTATGAATTTATCAAATTTAAATGGTTCTGACCATTCTATGATTTGTTCCAATCCagataataatagaaaagtAGAAGTGAAGAAAGAGGACATAAAGAAGTTTACAGATAATAACAGCTGCACATATATGGATTCGcgtatatgtaataataatatgaacggAAGTTGTTATAGGAATTTTATTTCCAAATCAGAAGGGAATGACGTGAAAATGCACTCGATTGCGAACGGAAGTATCATAACAAACTCAGAATTATTAACAGGTGTGGTTAGCGGTATAAATGATAATGTTGTTGACAACAGAAGCTTAAATGGAAGTAACAACAATATTAGTTGTAGCAAAAATAATCTTGATATATCggaaaatatgaacaattcAGAAGAAAATTTTGCCATTTACCAACCGAATGAAAATGGAATTTTTAACAGCGTAAACGTTGATAACGGTAATTTGAATTATGTAGAAGAAAATAGTTACAGCAATGAGGTAGATGAGTATAACGTCGAGGATGATTATAGTTTGAACGATTCATACgatattaatatgtataatggGCTAATTGCTAACAACAGTAATgaaaatagtagtaataacaatcATAATGTAAACCATAAATTAAATGGAGGTAGCCATTATAATGTTCataatcatataaatataaaggatATGAATGTTCATATTAAGAATATGGAGAATTTTGCAAATGAACTGGTACCTAGTTGTATTATATGCAATCAGGAGGAATATCTAAATAAAGGGCATATTGATAGAGGGGATAATAACCATATAGGTATaaatttgaataataattgttcagttaataataatacatcaCACTGTACAAAAGAAAtgaatgaagaaaaatacagtatttgtaaaaacgatatttcaaataataaCTACAACACATTATTACTTATGTATAACCAGAACAATGAGGAATTAAATGAGAACGTAAGTGAGAACATAAATGAGGAAATAATTGAGGACATAACTGAGGATGTAAACGAGGCTAATAATGAATCGAACTGTAATATGCAAAATGTTGCTATAGATCCAATTTATCTTCtggaaaatatgaataatcaGTCAGCTAGTGGTACAAATAATACCAtgattaataattatacGAATTACGAGAGTGTACACCTAATGCCAATAGAAGATGCAGAATCAGAGTATGCTAGTAAGATGGGCTATTATGAAACGGTTAACGAACAGCTAAATGACGAAAGGGACTACGACTATTTGAGCAATCAAGCAAACGGTAATAACAACAACAATAGCAATGGAAATGGCAATACCAATGACAATAGCAATAACTATAGTATTAACaactgtaataataataactacAGCAATATgtgcaataataatatctgCAATGATAAAAACTGCAATGATAATAACTGCAATGATAATAACTGCAGTAATAACTTCAATGATAATAACTGCAATGATAATAACTGCAATGATAATAACTGCAGTAATAACTTCAATAACAGCAATGATCAGTGGATGCATCATGTTAAAAGTTATCCTGTCGAGGATAGCGCGGTGCTACCAATTAACGTAAGCAGCAGTTTTAATTCTAGTAATTACACAATGCTTTCCAATAATAGTTTAAATGGAGAAGCTATAATTCCTGCATATATCAGTAACACATATAATGAACCGAtgttaaataattacaatagCGGTAACGATAACAACAACAGAAGTAGCGCCAATGGCGATAATAGTAATGACAATAATAACAGCTTAGACAGTGATAACCATAATAACATTAACAACATGAACATTAGCATGAATAACATGGATAATCCACTAAGCAATCTGAATATGCTGGTAATTCCTAAAATAAAAGGAGTTCGTTTTGACAAATCTGGAAGGAGATGGGTGGCTAGCTGGAGCCAAAATGGAAATCAAAAAAGACAGTATTTCcctgtaaaaaaatttggtCAAACACAAGCAAAATATCTAGCTATTTATGCCCGAATAAAGGCTGTTAAATTCATGCAAAGAAAATCTCAACGATCGAATGAAAATAAGAGGGCCTATTCAAAAAAATCGTTAACAAGAGGTAAAGTAAAAGCAAACCCGAATGAGGAGAAcaataatgatgatgataatgaTGATGACGATGATGGTGATAATGACAATTACAATTACAATGATCATATTGAAGATTGTATGGATGATAAAGACATATTGGAGGAAAATAATTCAAGTATTCATAGTAACTGTACAGTACCAAATGaaggaatatataatgatTGGACGGATGAAGCATATTTAGCAAATTATgaggaatatataaatgaagagaatgaaaattttatgcaCGATGTTGATATAGCGCTGGCGGCAAATCTAGCTGCAAATCTGTCAGTAAATGAAAGTGGAAACAATTTTCAAGATGGTAGtattagtagtaataataataataataatttaatatatgatcCTGAACATAAAGCAATGGAAAATGTAATGGGTCTTCCGCATAACATGGAAAGTAATGCTTGCACTTTAGGAGAAAATGATTTTatctttaattataataataacctTAACTGTGATAATAATGTTAGTGGGTTTCCAAATATTGACGATCCTAACTGtgatttatatgttataaatgGTGCAATAGTAGGAAGAGATCAATTAGAAGAGCAAATACAGCAACAGATGGAAGAACAAATGGAGCAGCAAATGCAGAATGAGGTTCAGCAGCAAATCGAAGAAGAAATCCAACAGCAAATATATTTCCAGGTAGACAACATAAACAACGACATAAATGAGGTAGATGGGGTGGATGAGGTGCACGAGGCAGAGGGCATGCCTATTTTCAATTCTCATAATGCGGAacatgaaaaatttataatagacaacaacaacaacagcAGCAACAACAATATTATTGTAAAGAATGATACGGGAGAATATAATACAGCACAGTTGAGTAATgtgtataaaaatgaaataggAAATTTGGAAAGgaatgaaaatgtaaatggacaaataaacaattttattCATCGTGATAATCAAACCATGATGAACCTTCAAgatataaaagataatagattatgtgaatataaaataaaaaaagaaggggATGAACAAAGTAATATACACAAAAGGTATAGCGTAAAAGAAGAACAAGACAAGCATAAGAAGCAGAGGGGAAGACGTCTTAAGGGGTATATTAAGAGGGAAAAAGGCATATATAGTTGTGTACAAGGAGAGCAAGATGCAGGTGCAGAGAAGGAGCCAAACGAAGAAAAAGGAATGTATGTgaagaaaaaggaagaacAAATAGAAGGTCCACAAACTACGGAGGAACAAAACAATCAATGGAAAGAAGGAGATACCGCAAGGGAAAACTATGATGGACCTGAGATAAATTGTGGAGAGAATAATCAGCAGAACGGCTCATTCGAAATAAATATGAGTAGCCAAAATGATGTAATAGTAAACTTTCACTTAGATACTGCAGATGAATTGTGTGATGTAAAGGAAAATTTGCAAAACAGAAATGATATAGACGAGGATTTAGCTAAGCTTATATTAAGAATAGAGAGATTAAAGAGGAGAACGATAAACATTATAGTGGATTCAAATGAACAACTGAGTGTGCAGTTAATTGAGGGACAAACTGAAATCAATGGCAGAAtggataaaataaagaagctccagttaaatgaaaaagtagCACTGTATCatcaattaaaaaagtacTACGTTAGGGAGGACTATATAATTTATCAAAGTGGAAATATCATTTCAGCGCGAAATGGTAGTAGTAGCAATAGGGGTAGCAGTAATGGGGGTAATAACTTAAGAAATGTCCAAGGTGGCAGTGAGAACATGACAAATGATAGTGTAATGGAAGAGAATGAAAACAAAGTATTACACATCATGGAGAGAGAACAATTTATAGAAAAtggtaacaataataataatatacaagaaataaaacataaaattagaaaaacaAGTGATAGTAGTAGAAAGGAACATTCGCAATTTATAAAACTAGAGAAGAACTCAAGTAATAATGGAAGTAAggaaaacaaatttatacatgtaataAACGGCGATACAAAAGCAGTCCATGGGAATGGTAGAAATAGTAGTAAAGAAAATGGCAAAGACAGTGGTAAATGTGATAACAGTCGAGATGCTAACTATCTTTCaagtgaaaataataatgaaattactTTAAAAGGAGAATTGGATGTTAATTTAAACTCGAATATGTATGTAACTAGTAGGGACGAAAATGATTTGCAAATCAAAAACGAGGCTGTAAATTTCATTAAGGCAAGTTCAGagataaatacaaataagaGAAGATGTAGAAGTACAAGTAGTAGTGATTTCAAcagaaatatgtataatacgAAATATTCTAACGCTGAAGGTATTAAAAAGCAAAGAAGCTTAGAGACTGTGGAAGAATCACAAACGTGTAGCTACGTAGATAAAAACATGTTGAAGAGTATAATgagcagtaataataatagcagctATATCAACAGAAACtacaacaataataatacttgGGCAAATATAGCGGATGATAGAAACTTAAATAGATCTTCCGAAATAGTAAATGAAACCGctggtaataataaattggCTGTTTCACATTGTTCCCAACAAAGTGATAGCTCATTTGataatatgaacatattGATCAGTAAGCCCGGACTCGACAATACTTCGTCCACCACTGCCACGATTGCTGCTACAGTACCATCCGTACATGCGTCTGATAATTGTAGTAATAGCGGAAGCAATAATAGCGGCAGTGGTAATATAAGCTGTAGTAGCGGTAACACAAATGTCTACAGGGAGATAACCAGTTCAGGTATACTATGCGCGAGTGGAGATCGAGTGGaagatatttatattagatATCGTTCAACTAGTGTAAACAGAgataatattcataataaaaaagataatgaaaagaatatGAATTATGCAACAGGAaacaatttaaatgaaatgaatCATAATCGAAGGAACATGGATAACAGAGTTAAcaatgaaaattttgaa is part of the Plasmodium malariae genome assembly, chromosome: 14 genome and encodes:
- a CDS encoding transcription factor with AP2 domain(s), putative, encoding MKDITDYSKINDSITCGSKENVEINYELSNGNQVIVHNEVNYFDDNNYIGAQEENDMINGNLCLEPNMSSEENYYNDNVKDVNNYECIILDNKNNRIENIAEEYNIDNIDKEILINGKNLLGKKVYNCIINENVNSLINVNRQIINDSKLLNLKNLGYDVTYANNSPSIANDDIQNVEDNENLNYVSTLLNESTNMYHEDNNVQVGNSSDEGTINNNINNVDNISSVNNISSVNNISSCNNISSVNNISSVNNISSVNNISSANNISSANNISSANNISSVNNNFSSNNDITNNNIESYISVLYNSNVVSQDNIGNSTFTENLNYVNNYSNVPMEGDRAVIKQTGREDEEDMGNQSADIFMNDINEQTFVEQNGSDSRDDKFMYFNNIPYSINNNNNSTNNSTNNSYTYTNYMKSTANHFIDSNNENYSYEVDAKNNVYINNFIANLNKCPVNTLTNVSSCNTVKTNYNICNSGSSNNNSSSFMGNGNSTVSSSNQGHLINNKSSNGRSSYNKTVKKYSMKNCEMINTNSTVSVDTAFLNNYEEEEDEEKQSSNHNNNGSGSSDRNNSENDNGKDNSNGNNSSNKGGGNNKNNNNNNNNRNNYGSNRRNNKKNGGNSSCVKRNNAMCREKKELMIVDTNFDQIGNVHLENNDCRNNTDILNTFNDENHVKLNSNYSRDENTNNCMNLSNLNGSDHSMICSNPDNNRKVEVKKEDIKKFTDNNSCTYMDSRICNNNMNGSCYRNFISKSEGNDVKMHSIANGSIITNSELLTGVVSGINDNVVDNRSLNGSNNNISCSKNNLDISENMNNSEENFAIYQPNENGIFNSVNVDNGNLNYVEENSYSNEVDEYNVEDDYSLNDSYDINMYNGLIANNSNENSSNNNHNVNHKLNGGSHYNVHNHINIKDMNVHIKNMENFANELVPSCIICNQEEYLNKGHIDRGDNNHIGINLNNNCSVNNNTSHCTKEMNEEKYSICKNDISNNNYNTLLLMYNQNNEELNENVSENINEEIIEDITEDVNEANNESNCNMQNVAIDPIYLLENMNNQSASGTNNTMINNYTNYESVHLMPIEDAESEYASKMGYYETVNEQLNDERDYDYLSNQANGNNNNNSNGNGNTNDNSNNYSINNCNNNNYSNMCNNNICNDKNCNDNNCNDNNCSNNFNDNNCNDNNCNDNNCSNNFNNSNDQWMHHVKSYPVEDSAVLPINVSSSFNSSNYTMLSNNSLNGEAIIPAYISNTYNEPMLNNYNSGNDNNNRSSANGDNSNDNNNSLDSDNHNNINNMNISMNNMDNPLSNLNMLVIPKIKGVRFDKSGRRWVASWSQNGNQKRQYFPVKKFGQTQAKYLAIYARIKAVKFMQRKSQRSNENKRAYSKKSLTRGKVKANPNEENNNDDDNDDDDDGDNDNYNYNDHIEDCMDDKDILEENNSSIHSNCTVPNEGIYNDWTDEAYLANYEEYINEENENFMHDVDIALAANLAANLSVNESGNNFQDGSISSNNNNNNLIYDPEHKAMENVMGLPHNMESNACTLGENDFIFNYNNNLNCDNNVSGFPNIDDPNCDLYVINGAIVGRDQLEEQIQQQMEEQMEQQMQNEVQQQIEEEIQQQIYFQVDNINNDINEVDGVDEVHEAEGMPIFNSHNAEHEKFIIDNNNNSSNNNIIVKNDTGEYNTAQLSNVYKNEIGNLERNENVNGQINNFIHRDNQTMMNLQDIKDNRLCEYKIKKEGDEQSNIHKRYSVKEEQDKHKKQRGRRLKGYIKREKGIYSCVQGEQDAGAEKEPNEEKGMYVKKKEEQIEGPQTTEEQNNQWKEGDTARENYDGPEINCGENNQQNGSFEINMSSQNDVIVNFHLDTADELCDVKENLQNRNDIDEDLAKLILRIERLKRRTINIIVDSNEQLSVQLIEGQTEINGRMDKIKKLQLNEKVALYHQLKKYYVREDYIIYQSGNIISARNGSSSNRGSSNGGNNLRNVQGGSENMTNDSVMEENENKVLHIMEREQFIENGNNNNNIQEIKHKIRKTSDSSRKEHSQFIKLEKNSSNNGSKENKFIHVINGDTKAVHGNGRNSSKENGKDSGKCDNSRDANYLSSENNNEITLKGELDVNLNSNMYVTSRDENDLQIKNEAVNFIKASSEINTNKRRCRSTSSSDFNRNMYNTKYSNAEGIKKQRSLETVEESQTCSYVDKNMLKSIMSSNNNSSYINRNYNNNNTWANIADDRNLNRSSEIVNETAGNNKLAVSHCSQQSDSSFDNMNILISKPGLDNTSSTTATIAATVPSVHASDNCSNSGSNNSGSGNISCSSGNTNVYREITSSGILCASGDRVEDIYIRYRSTSVNRDNIHNKKDNEKNMNYATGNNLNEMNHNRRNMDNRVNNENFENCILNPNDGNKVNGDEDNEKNLLTLVRSSIDNNTSNGSRNNIIPNRNNSMDEGDMVNNKNKRKMVHVNSCTNNGSNMIENYGYGNGLKGEQNQRIYSNGVVLGNINNNNYYDDNDDNYGASAKLPYIPENTSYDSDNFMVYKDNQSFNNISSVVYDMNQKDNNDFDNSTFIHSNNHLGEYNHINSILARVNPSSDNEEIDDKEVEEVNGKEVDSEVVDYNDDNNTSNSTPHHQDYANPLNYAFNNMNSNFHNIVNNTFIDNKENNINRDILNQCNIGTNYNLSYLNNNSNGNFVDCNNINNNNNVDDVAYAELYEYHEDDEIVNQVLDEVVDDVVDDVVDEIIGEGENCENGPREYIMNASPLATLDTNDYNAFHLRNFLYGQNTPCNTDNAGDNCNYEHRNINIEMYSSNNNNISSVSNVRSVNNINHISNNNHVKRGANNGNSNGNIDGSNGGSNGGNSGRSNGGSSGGNSGRSNGRSNGGSNGGNSGRSNNNRANSTMNVIYDNNFAFMNGEYIGARNTTDNNIVTEDNVDIDVDNTDILYSDNNVNVFNIIHSTNSSNCYNYGTNNKNNTYSIMNNTNGTTNTNSTTNSANTNSINNVYSMHYNNFSTHNNTDYLSEKDNIVDSSDAFVFMNDVNNFTQDHISNENMQSQMTQDNSRVLKNYNICNDYYNNDKNKNNINTNCNANYANGAYNNYIYM